Proteins encoded together in one Gemmatimonadota bacterium DH-78 window:
- a CDS encoding elongation factor G, producing MMATAREFPTERIRNVVFLGHGGAGKTALVDALAWVTGVTRRHADPGEGQALTMHTPEEAAHGISIQLTPAWAEWEGTKINLLDTPGYLDFTGEAKAAVRVADAAVIVVGATSGVEVGTEKVWEYCEERGLPRMIFVSMMDKDHADFTAVYRDIRARLTPAVIPVEIPIGEGADFHGIINLFSRHAHLYTRGTKTGEYEHGEIPEASRERFELWETELQERLATIDERYLEHYLEGGHLSREEALEAMARGMARGELVPLFCGSGETCYGTRALLKKMVELFPHPGEAGPERARIHGGDAEVELPCSDDGPLAALVFKTTTEPHVGELSFFRVFSGSVANGEEVVNASDGATEKLGHLSVPLGRERVEVPRLHAGDIGVVAKLKHTHTNDTLCESGRRLALEPIEFPRPDIAVAVVGLTRNDEDKLGEVLPRLHEEDPTFHAEFDAELHQTIARGLGELHLDVQLERLQRKYNVRVSTEEPKIAYRETITARAEGQGRYKKQTGGRGQFGDCRIRLSPRERGAGYEFVDSIKGGVIPGKFVPSVDRGIQEAAQRGVVAGYPLVDFAAEVYDGSYHSVDSSDIAFKIAGSMAFQAVASEAKPRLLEPVLEVAVTTPEEFMGDIMGDMNQRRGRVMGMDSADGRATIRARIPQAELYKYANALRSMTQGRAHHTRTFVGYEFVPDHEVKKIVAARANEAAGG from the coding sequence ATGATGGCGACCGCCCGGGAGTTCCCGACCGAACGAATCCGCAACGTGGTGTTTCTGGGGCACGGGGGGGCCGGCAAGACGGCTCTCGTCGATGCCCTGGCCTGGGTGACGGGCGTCACCCGACGGCACGCCGACCCCGGCGAGGGCCAGGCCCTCACCATGCACACCCCCGAAGAGGCGGCGCACGGCATCTCGATCCAGCTCACCCCGGCCTGGGCCGAGTGGGAGGGCACGAAGATCAATCTGCTCGACACGCCCGGCTATCTCGACTTCACCGGTGAGGCCAAGGCGGCGGTGCGAGTGGCCGACGCGGCGGTGATCGTGGTCGGCGCCACCTCGGGGGTGGAGGTCGGCACCGAGAAGGTGTGGGAGTACTGCGAGGAGCGGGGGCTGCCCCGCATGATCTTCGTGTCGATGATGGACAAGGATCACGCCGATTTCACCGCGGTCTACCGAGACATCCGGGCTCGACTCACCCCGGCCGTCATCCCCGTGGAGATCCCGATCGGAGAGGGGGCCGACTTCCACGGCATCATCAACCTCTTCTCGCGGCACGCCCACCTCTACACCCGCGGCACCAAGACCGGAGAGTACGAGCACGGCGAGATCCCGGAGGCGTCGCGCGAGCGTTTCGAGCTCTGGGAAACCGAGTTGCAGGAGCGGCTCGCCACCATCGACGAGCGCTACCTCGAGCACTACCTCGAGGGGGGGCACCTGTCGCGCGAGGAGGCGCTCGAGGCGATGGCCCGCGGCATGGCACGCGGCGAACTCGTGCCCCTCTTCTGCGGCAGCGGAGAGACCTGCTACGGCACCCGGGCGCTGCTGAAGAAGATGGTGGAGCTCTTCCCGCACCCGGGCGAAGCCGGTCCCGAACGCGCGCGCATCCACGGCGGTGATGCGGAGGTGGAACTGCCCTGCTCCGACGACGGACCGCTCGCCGCCCTGGTCTTCAAGACCACCACCGAGCCGCATGTGGGCGAGCTGTCGTTCTTCCGGGTCTTCTCGGGGTCGGTGGCGAACGGCGAGGAGGTGGTGAACGCCTCCGACGGCGCGACCGAGAAGCTGGGGCACCTCTCCGTACCGCTGGGAAGGGAGCGCGTGGAGGTTCCGCGACTCCACGCGGGCGACATCGGCGTGGTCGCCAAGCTCAAGCACACCCATACCAACGACACGCTGTGCGAGAGCGGCCGCCGGCTCGCGCTCGAGCCGATCGAGTTCCCGCGGCCCGACATCGCCGTGGCCGTCGTCGGCCTCACGCGAAACGACGAAGACAAGCTGGGCGAGGTGCTTCCGCGACTCCACGAAGAGGATCCCACCTTCCACGCGGAGTTCGACGCCGAACTCCACCAGACCATCGCCCGCGGGCTGGGCGAGCTCCACCTCGACGTCCAACTCGAGCGGCTGCAGCGGAAGTACAACGTGCGGGTGTCGACGGAGGAGCCGAAGATCGCCTATCGCGAGACGATCACGGCGCGAGCCGAGGGTCAGGGGCGGTACAAGAAGCAGACGGGGGGGCGGGGGCAGTTCGGAGACTGTCGGATCCGCCTCTCGCCGCGGGAACGGGGCGCGGGCTACGAGTTCGTGGACTCCATCAAGGGCGGGGTGATCCCCGGCAAGTTCGTGCCCTCGGTGGATCGGGGAATCCAGGAGGCCGCCCAGCGCGGCGTGGTGGCCGGGTACCCTCTCGTGGACTTCGCCGCCGAGGTGTACGACGGCTCCTACCACTCGGTGGACTCGTCCGACATCGCCTTCAAGATCGCCGGGTCGATGGCCTTCCAGGCGGTCGCGAGCGAGGCGAAGCCCCGCCTGCTCGAGCCGGTGCTCGAGGTGGCGGTCACCACGCCCGAGGAGTTCATGGGCGACATCATGGGCGACATGAACCAGCGCCGAGGCCGTGTGATGGGTATGGACTCGGCCGACGGGCGGGCCACGATCCGCGCGCGCATTCCCCAGGCCGAACTCTACAAGTACGCCAATGCGCTGCGGTCCATGACGCAGGGCCGGGCCCACCACACCCGCACCTTCGTGGGTTACGAATTCGTACCCGACCACGAAGTGAAGAAGATCGTGGCCGCCCGGGCGAACGAGGCCGCGGGGGGCTGA
- a CDS encoding universal stress protein, with the protein MQNQTIRSILVGVDLAVPEGPDAVLSAAARLAAALDADLHVVHAVESGPLAPPLLPSLAQEMEKARSALDLYLDLHLPEGVATASRHVGLGRAHEVLADRVGAMEIDLVVVGAHREGPMPIVMLGTTVDRLLRTVSVPCWIVRGSVELPIRRLVTATDFSEMSRRALDWTLDLAHRLGTATPGDPPVEVDVLHVAWPAALRDDPDRERSILLPNLDTEIASARHRAGGAQAVMTHPRVLAAVDPSRGILAHAAREKPDLIVLGTHGRGSMARAILGSVASIVAREAEGDVLLVPPTDRS; encoded by the coding sequence ATGCAGAACCAGACCATCCGATCGATTCTCGTGGGTGTCGACCTCGCCGTGCCCGAGGGGCCCGACGCGGTGCTGTCGGCCGCGGCCCGTCTCGCCGCGGCTCTCGACGCCGATCTGCACGTGGTGCACGCGGTCGAATCCGGACCCCTGGCGCCCCCACTCCTGCCCTCGCTGGCGCAGGAGATGGAGAAAGCCCGGTCCGCCCTCGACCTCTATCTCGACCTGCATCTGCCCGAGGGGGTCGCCACTGCGTCGCGCCATGTGGGTCTGGGCCGGGCGCACGAGGTGTTGGCCGATCGCGTCGGCGCCATGGAGATCGATCTGGTGGTGGTGGGCGCGCACCGTGAAGGGCCGATGCCGATCGTGATGCTCGGCACCACCGTCGACCGGCTCCTGCGGACCGTGTCGGTGCCCTGCTGGATCGTTCGGGGCAGCGTCGAGCTTCCCATCCGCCGGCTGGTCACGGCCACCGACTTCTCCGAAATGTCGCGCCGCGCGCTCGACTGGACGCTCGACCTCGCGCACCGGCTGGGTACGGCCACCCCCGGCGATCCCCCGGTCGAGGTCGACGTGCTCCACGTGGCCTGGCCGGCCGCGCTGCGCGACGATCCGGACCGGGAGCGTTCCATCCTGCTTCCGAACCTCGATACCGAGATCGCATCCGCCCGCCACCGGGCCGGCGGAGCGCAGGCGGTGATGACCCACCCTCGGGTGCTCGCGGCGGTCGATCCCTCCCGGGGAATCCTCGCCCACGCGGCCCGGGAGAAGCCGGACCTGATCGTGCTCGGCACCCACGGACGCGGCTCCATGGCCCGCGCGATTCTGGGGAGCGTCGCCTCGATCGTGGCCCGCGAGGCCGAGGGCGACGTGCTGCTGGTTCCGCCGACGGACCGCTCCTGA
- a CDS encoding YebC/PmpR family DNA-binding transcriptional regulator: MAGHNKWSKIKRKKAANDAKQGAIFTKLIREITVAAREGGGNPDFNPRLRLAVDSAKGQNMPNDNIERAIKKGTGELEGVSYEEITYEGYGPNGIALFIETLTDNPNRTVADIRYVLGRNNGSLGTSGSVAWQFDRKGQIYVDAERFHEDAVLEAALMAGAEDVKRDGDEFLVTTEASGFHEVQDAMKEAGVTFTEAELTMVPQNTVAVAGDDAGKLLKLLDALDDLDDIQKVHTNADIDDEALAES; this comes from the coding sequence GTGGCCGGACATAACAAGTGGTCGAAGATCAAGCGGAAGAAGGCGGCCAACGACGCCAAGCAGGGGGCCATCTTCACGAAGTTGATCCGCGAGATCACCGTGGCGGCCCGCGAAGGGGGTGGAAACCCCGATTTCAATCCGCGGCTCCGACTCGCGGTCGATTCGGCGAAGGGCCAGAACATGCCCAACGACAACATCGAGCGGGCCATCAAGAAGGGCACGGGTGAGCTGGAGGGGGTGAGCTACGAGGAGATCACCTACGAGGGATACGGCCCCAACGGGATCGCCCTCTTCATCGAGACGCTCACCGACAACCCGAACCGCACGGTGGCCGACATCCGCTACGTGCTCGGTCGCAACAACGGCTCTCTGGGTACCTCGGGTTCCGTCGCCTGGCAGTTCGACCGCAAGGGCCAGATCTACGTCGACGCCGAGCGGTTCCACGAAGACGCCGTGCTCGAGGCGGCCCTCATGGCCGGCGCCGAAGACGTGAAGCGCGACGGCGACGAGTTTCTCGTCACCACCGAGGCATCGGGCTTTCACGAGGTCCAGGACGCCATGAAGGAGGCGGGCGTCACCTTCACCGAGGCCGAGCTCACGATGGTGCCGCAGAACACCGTGGCGGTAGCCGGCGACGACGCCGGGAAGCTGCTCAAGCTGCTCGATGCCCTCGACGACCTCGACGACATCCAGAAGGTGCACACCAACGCCGACATCGACGACGAGGCCCTGGCCGAGAGCTGA
- the ruvC gene encoding crossover junction endodeoxyribonuclease RuvC: protein MRDTPPSERLILGIDPGTAVTGYGVVARRSDGRVRLVECGVIRTAAGEPLARRIRDVFEGIQSLMERHRPHAAAVEDVFQGKNVRSALTLGHARGAILLAISLHEVPLAEYTAPEVKKAVVGTGRATKDQVGFMVQQQLRLAEAPSPHDAADGVAVALCHSMMGSWPR from the coding sequence GTGCGCGACACGCCCCCCTCCGAGCGCCTGATCCTGGGCATCGACCCGGGCACGGCCGTGACCGGGTACGGGGTGGTGGCGCGTCGCTCCGACGGGCGGGTGCGACTGGTCGAGTGCGGGGTGATCCGGACCGCGGCCGGCGAGCCTCTCGCGCGGCGGATTCGCGACGTGTTCGAGGGCATTCAGTCGCTCATGGAGCGCCACCGACCCCACGCCGCGGCCGTGGAAGACGTCTTCCAGGGCAAGAACGTGCGCAGCGCGCTCACGCTGGGACACGCCCGGGGCGCGATTCTGCTCGCGATCTCGCTGCACGAGGTGCCGCTGGCCGAGTACACCGCCCCCGAGGTGAAGAAAGCGGTGGTCGGCACCGGTCGGGCGACCAAGGATCAGGTGGGGTTCATGGTCCAGCAGCAGCTTCGCCTGGCCGAGGCCCCCTCGCCTCACGACGCCGCCGACGGGGTGGCGGTCGCGCTCTGCCATTCCATGATGGGGTCGTGGCCGCGATGA
- the ruvA gene encoding Holliday junction branch migration protein RuvA, producing the protein MISRLKGTLLTRANDRIEVDTNGGVVYEVEVPLSVFRRLPAPGSPVEVRTLQVVREDSASLYGFMDAGERELFRRLLGASGVGAKLALAMLSTFDAPRLARALVEKDVTALRQVSGVGKKTAERIVLDLADKVTDLAAKKGFPESGDEGPGAREAVAALVALGHTFADADAAVRSVLEAGEVASTDELIRKALQVR; encoded by the coding sequence ATGATCTCACGACTCAAGGGAACGCTCCTCACCCGCGCGAACGACCGCATCGAGGTGGACACCAACGGCGGGGTCGTCTACGAGGTGGAGGTGCCGCTGTCGGTGTTTCGGCGCCTGCCGGCACCGGGCTCGCCGGTGGAGGTGCGCACGCTCCAGGTGGTTCGGGAGGACTCCGCGTCGCTCTACGGCTTCATGGATGCGGGGGAGCGCGAGCTCTTTCGCCGGCTGCTGGGGGCGAGCGGGGTGGGTGCCAAGCTCGCCCTGGCCATGCTCTCCACCTTCGATGCGCCCCGACTCGCCCGCGCCCTGGTCGAGAAGGATGTGACGGCCTTGCGGCAGGTCTCCGGCGTGGGCAAGAAGACCGCCGAGCGCATCGTGCTCGACCTGGCCGACAAGGTCACCGACCTGGCCGCGAAGAAGGGCTTCCCGGAGTCGGGCGACGAGGGCCCCGGTGCGCGCGAAGCCGTTGCCGCGCTGGTCGCCCTCGGCCACACCTTCGCCGATGCCGACGCCGCCGTGCGGTCGGTGCTCGAGGCGGGCGAAGTGGCCTCGACCGACGAACTGATCCGCAAGGCGCTGCAGGTGCGCTGA
- a CDS encoding PadR family transcriptional regulator, protein MRLTYLTGVVLAAIEAGHRYGFDIMDATGIPDGTVYPALRRLEARGFLEARWEDHAEAAEAHRPARRYYRLTAEGRALLEQAIDRFPGVGRIFPDPEPEVG, encoded by the coding sequence ATGCGACTGACCTATCTCACCGGAGTGGTGCTGGCGGCCATCGAGGCCGGGCACCGCTACGGCTTCGACATCATGGACGCCACCGGCATTCCCGACGGCACCGTGTACCCGGCGCTGCGCAGGCTCGAGGCGCGGGGCTTTCTCGAAGCCCGGTGGGAGGATCACGCCGAGGCCGCCGAGGCCCATCGGCCGGCCCGACGCTACTACCGGCTCACCGCCGAGGGGCGCGCCCTTCTCGAGCAGGCGATCGATCGCTTTCCCGGGGTGGGCCGCATCTTTCCCGATCCGGAGCCCGAGGTCGGCTGA
- a CDS encoding ABC transporter permease produces MARRGSLAASLCNRLIRLAAALVPTPQRDTFRREWEAELAYAFDPEPPRRAPGAGGRLRLVYRAAGALADALLLRAREFTVDSIVRDLRLAVRSFTRRPAFAALALVTIALGIGANTAIFTVVDAVLLRPLPYPDPDRLVAVYEQDQERGWDRVPASAEDFLSWREEARAFDALTAGQGSSYALTDGEGAPEQVPGMAVTADFFRVFGVEPAIGRPFTDEANEPGAAPRVVLSHGLWVRRYGSDPALVGRTIRIGGEPVEVAAVMPEGFQFPSQAQLWTPLQFSQAQLDDRNWHFLTIIGRLGGEVSVEGARAEMRALAARLAEAWPESNTGWGADVRPLHGEMTQSVSGMLWVLLGAVGFVLLIACANVANLLLVRAAGRTREMSLRAALGAGKTRLVRQLLTESVVLSLGGAILGVLLAGWALDALLAMGPLTVPGGGDISIDLPVLGVTALAALVTGLVFGAAPAVALWRSDLQTSLREGGRSRTAAGGHRLRSLLVVSELALALVLVTGAGLMLQTVQGLLAVDVGVGVENRLVAQFSLPVASYPGPEEQVRFYDELLESVEAIPGVEAAGLNPWVPPTGGPQIHVRIEGVHDAWTMDLPVARLRPVSAGYFELMEIDLLRGRVLTGDDRAGAPRAVVVDQAFVDVHYPGQDPLGQFIRTLDDEPREIVGVVANVANAGLGNASQPSVYLPVRQSMFGNGQTLIVKTAGDPTGAIRAVREVVNRLDPDLPLTGLSTLEDRVAASVSQPRFNALLLGLFAVLALVLAAVGIYGVMAFTVSERTPEIGLRMALGASAASVRGMVVRRAVVLAGAGVGLGVLSSIGLTRLMESLLFGVEPGDPRTLAAVSALLFGVALVASYLPARRASRLDPVGALREE; encoded by the coding sequence ATGGCGCGCCGGGGCTCGCTCGCCGCCTCGCTCTGCAACCGGCTGATTCGGCTGGCGGCGGCACTCGTGCCCACCCCCCAGCGCGACACCTTTCGCCGGGAGTGGGAGGCCGAGCTGGCGTACGCCTTCGACCCCGAGCCCCCTCGCCGGGCCCCCGGCGCCGGGGGCCGACTCCGACTCGTCTACCGCGCGGCGGGAGCCCTCGCCGACGCACTCCTTCTTCGCGCCCGGGAGTTCACCGTGGATTCCATCGTTCGTGACCTGCGCCTCGCGGTCCGCTCCTTCACGCGCCGCCCCGCCTTCGCGGCGCTCGCCCTGGTCACGATCGCCCTCGGCATCGGGGCCAACACGGCGATCTTCACCGTGGTCGACGCGGTGCTCCTGCGGCCGCTGCCCTATCCGGACCCCGACCGGCTGGTGGCGGTCTACGAGCAGGATCAGGAGCGCGGGTGGGACCGTGTGCCGGCCTCGGCCGAAGACTTCCTGAGTTGGAGGGAGGAGGCGCGCGCCTTCGATGCGCTCACGGCGGGGCAGGGCAGCAGCTACGCGCTCACCGACGGCGAGGGGGCCCCCGAGCAGGTGCCGGGAATGGCGGTGACCGCCGACTTCTTCCGGGTGTTCGGAGTGGAGCCGGCCATCGGCCGGCCCTTCACCGACGAGGCCAACGAGCCGGGGGCCGCCCCTCGCGTGGTGCTCTCGCACGGCTTGTGGGTGCGCCGCTACGGCTCCGACCCCGCCCTCGTGGGGCGCACGATTCGGATCGGGGGAGAGCCGGTGGAGGTGGCGGCCGTGATGCCGGAGGGATTCCAGTTCCCGAGTCAGGCCCAGCTGTGGACCCCGCTGCAGTTCAGCCAGGCCCAGCTCGACGATCGCAACTGGCACTTCCTGACCATCATCGGGCGGCTCGGGGGAGAGGTGTCGGTGGAGGGGGCGCGGGCGGAGATGCGCGCGCTCGCCGCTCGCCTGGCCGAGGCTTGGCCGGAGTCGAACACCGGATGGGGCGCCGATGTCCGTCCGCTGCACGGCGAGATGACCCAGTCTGTCAGCGGGATGCTGTGGGTGCTGCTCGGCGCGGTGGGTTTCGTACTGCTGATCGCGTGCGCCAACGTGGCCAACCTCCTGCTCGTGCGAGCGGCGGGGCGCACCCGGGAGATGTCGTTGCGGGCCGCGCTCGGGGCCGGCAAGACGCGTCTCGTGCGGCAGCTGCTCACCGAGAGCGTGGTGCTCTCGCTCGGCGGTGCGATCCTCGGCGTGCTGCTCGCCGGCTGGGCGCTCGACGCGCTGCTGGCCATGGGACCGCTCACCGTACCCGGCGGCGGCGACATCTCGATCGATCTGCCGGTGCTCGGCGTGACCGCGCTGGCCGCGCTCGTCACGGGGCTCGTGTTCGGGGCGGCTCCGGCCGTGGCGCTCTGGCGTTCCGACCTCCAGACCTCGCTCCGCGAGGGAGGGCGAAGCCGAACCGCCGCCGGTGGGCACCGACTGCGGTCGCTGCTGGTGGTGTCGGAGCTCGCGCTCGCACTGGTGCTCGTCACCGGCGCCGGACTCATGCTGCAGACGGTTCAGGGACTCCTGGCGGTCGACGTCGGGGTGGGAGTGGAGAATCGCCTCGTGGCGCAGTTCTCCCTGCCGGTGGCCAGCTATCCCGGGCCCGAAGAGCAGGTGCGCTTCTACGACGAGCTTCTCGAGTCGGTGGAGGCCATACCGGGCGTGGAGGCGGCGGGGCTCAACCCCTGGGTGCCCCCCACGGGCGGACCCCAGATCCACGTTCGGATCGAGGGGGTGCACGACGCCTGGACGATGGATCTGCCGGTGGCCCGACTGCGGCCGGTGAGCGCCGGCTACTTCGAGTTGATGGAGATCGACCTGCTTCGGGGGCGTGTACTCACCGGCGACGACCGCGCCGGGGCGCCGCGTGCGGTGGTGGTCGACCAGGCCTTCGTCGACGTGCACTACCCGGGGCAGGACCCGCTCGGGCAGTTCATCCGCACCCTCGACGACGAGCCGCGCGAGATCGTGGGGGTGGTGGCCAACGTGGCCAACGCGGGGTTGGGCAACGCCTCGCAGCCGTCGGTCTACCTGCCGGTGCGCCAGTCGATGTTCGGCAACGGACAGACGCTGATCGTGAAGACGGCCGGCGATCCGACCGGGGCGATTCGCGCCGTGCGCGAGGTGGTGAATCGACTCGATCCCGATCTGCCGCTCACCGGCCTCTCCACCCTCGAGGACCGGGTGGCGGCCTCGGTGTCGCAGCCCCGTTTCAACGCCTTGCTGCTGGGGCTGTTCGCCGTGCTCGCGCTCGTGCTCGCGGCCGTGGGCATCTACGGAGTGATGGCCTTCACGGTCAGCGAACGCACGCCCGAGATCGGACTCCGCATGGCCCTCGGGGCCTCGGCCGCCAGCGTCCGTGGCATGGTGGTGCGACGCGCCGTGGTGCTGGCCGGCGCCGGCGTCGGGCTCGGCGTGCTGTCGTCGATCGGGCTCACCCGCCTCATGGAGAGCCTGCTGTTCGGGGTGGAGCCCGGTGACCCCCGCACCCTGGCGGCGGTGTCGGCGCTGCTCTTCGGAGTGGCGCTGGTGGCGAGCTACCTGCCGGCGCGCCGGGCCAGCCGGCTCGATCCGGTGGGGGCGTTGCGCGAGGAGTAG
- a CDS encoding metallophosphoesterase — protein sequence MLTDLHLKAVTHFHERIARAVEDSSPDAVVIIGDAVDGRDRLPLLSDFLGLLPGSVPRVATLGNWEYWGRVDLAALRRTYEAADTHLLVNESYILSEGAALFGTDDSLAGTPTLDGLVDLADREVVLLSHCPAFRDAIPAGLRGQVRAMLSGHTHGGQVAIGGWAPLLPPGSGPYTAGWYTEAGVPLYVSRGLGTSVLPLRLGSPPELAVVEWFVGGLSGSLPARSNRGSLPGPPDRRR from the coding sequence GTGCTCACCGATCTGCACCTGAAAGCGGTGACGCACTTCCACGAGCGGATTGCGCGCGCGGTGGAAGACTCCTCTCCCGACGCCGTCGTGATCATCGGAGATGCGGTCGACGGTCGCGACCGCCTCCCCCTGTTGAGCGACTTCCTCGGGCTGCTGCCGGGGTCGGTCCCTCGGGTCGCGACACTCGGCAACTGGGAGTACTGGGGGCGGGTGGATCTGGCGGCCCTGAGGCGCACCTACGAGGCCGCCGACACCCACCTGCTCGTCAACGAGTCGTACATCCTCTCGGAGGGGGCTGCGTTGTTCGGGACCGACGACTCGCTGGCCGGAACTCCGACGCTCGATGGCTTGGTCGACCTGGCCGACCGCGAGGTCGTGCTCCTGAGCCATTGCCCCGCCTTCCGCGACGCCATTCCGGCCGGTCTTCGGGGGCAGGTGCGGGCGATGCTGTCGGGTCACACCCATGGCGGTCAGGTCGCCATCGGAGGATGGGCGCCGCTCCTGCCCCCGGGTAGCGGACCGTATACCGCAGGGTGGTACACCGAGGCCGGGGTACCCCTGTACGTGTCGCGGGGCTTGGGAACGTCGGTTCTCCCCCTGCGTCTCGGCAGCCCCCCTGAACTCGCGGTGGTCGAATGGTTCGTCGGTGGCCTCAGCGGATCGCTTCCAGCTCGCTCCAACCGAGGGTCACTTCCAGGTCCGCCTGACCGACGAAGGTGA